A window of the Aspergillus flavus chromosome 6, complete sequence genome harbors these coding sequences:
- a CDS encoding family 53 glycosyl hydrolase → MQTMLKAITAAVAVSADPLQYVGVDWSSVLVEERGGVVYKNPQGTEMPLENILVEAGVNMVRQRVWTVDGDYGIQYNLELAQRANKAGLLFGLNLHYSDTWTSPDQQAIPTGWPQDIESLITQLYNYTSEEMEITSGLLWPTGYYTNPENLARLLQTAASAVKNSSLGGHTKVLTHLAHGWNSELQHWFYDLVLNTGYLTIDDWDVIAVSFYPFWGEGATMDALTQSLNSLATQYRKEVQVVETNWPTVCSNPEYPFPQDQLDIPLSSAGQITYLQRLADTLKAIPAATGLNYWEPAWIDNAVLGSSCESNVMFDPSGQAYDSVSIFGSLY, encoded by the exons ATGCAGACAATGCTCAAGGCAATAACTGCGGCGGTGGCTGTCTC AGCAGATCCCCTGCAGTATGTCGGAGTTGACTGGTCTTCTGTTTTAGTGGAGGAGCGTGGCGGCGTCGTCTATAAGAACCCACAAGGCACCGAAATGCCtctggagaatattctcGTGGAGGCCGGCGTGAACATGGTGCGCCAACGTGTATGGACGGTTGACGGCGACTATGGAATACAATACAACCTCGAGCTGGCGCAACGGGCGAACAAGGCAGGTTTATTGTTTGGCCTTAACCTCCACTACAGCGACACATGGACCAGTCCAGACCAACAAGCCATTCCTACTGGTTGGCCACAAGACATCGAATCGCTCATAACCCAATTATACAACTACACAAGCGAG GAAATGGAGATCACATCGGGACTACTCTGGCCGACCGGTTATTACACGAATCCAGAAAACCTCGCCCGACTTCTGCAGACCGCTGCAAGTGCCGTGAAGAATTCTTCTTTGGGAGGACACACCAAGGTCCTGACTCACCTTGCCCATGGATGGAATTCTGAACTCCAGCATTGGTTCTACGACCTGGTCTTGAACACCGGGTATCTGACCATCGACGACTGGGATGTCATCGCCGTTTCGTTCTATCCCTTCTGGGGTGAAGGTGCCACGATGGATGCATTGACACAGTCTCTGAACAGTCTGGCAACGCAGTACCGGAAAGAAGTCCAGGTTGTGGAGACGAACTGGCCAACAGTGTGCTCTAACCCAGAATATCCGTTTCCGCAGGATCAGCTCGATATTCCTCTCAGCTCGGCTGGTCAGATCACGTATCTCCAACGACTGGCTGATACCCTCAAGGCTATACCAGCTGCGACGGGTCTCAACTATTGGGAGCCTGCGTGGATAGATAATGCTGTGTTAGGGTCTTCCTGTGAGAGTAACGTCATGTTTGATCCAAGCGGCCAGGCTTATGATAGCGTGTCCATCTTTGGCTCTCTTTACTGA
- a CDS encoding putative beta-galactosidase, with product MRLWHIVSSAVAIAGLATAQDWPLHDNGLNQVVQWDHYSVIVNGERLFLWSGELHLWRIPVPELWRDILEKIKAAGFNGIGLYEHWGWHAPNNETLDFETGAHNFAQAFEIAKELGLYIIYRPGPYSNAEANGGGFPGWLTTGEYGALRDDSEKYTRAWTRYSGAVAEYVRPYLITNGGPIILWQIENEYGVQWLDPDLKTPNHSAINYMELLEEKHRGWDIDVPFTANNPSMWTRSWSKDYGNVGGEVDLYGLDHYPVSRTQPSFLMEFQGGSFNPWDGPEGGCKDNMGPAWVNLFFRHNLAQKVTAVNVYMLYGGTNWGNIGFPEVGTSYDYSAPIHETRLIGDKYNEAKLFGLFMRVARDFSKVERVGNSTQYATDQDIFTTELRNPDTGSAFYVTRHEYSPSTELTKFRLHVSTDIGNLTVPTKGSITINGTESKVLVTDFPIGSSGKKITYTTLEILTVADLGDRQVVVFWAPEGEEGEFLLKDAKSGKVMTGNADNKTVTTTRYGVVTSVGAGNEKTVIDYNHDVQAVVVDRQSAYKFWAPTLNNNPLAWENSTVLVHGPHLVRTAEIDGDTIYITGDWDEETDIEIWAPKNVKNVFFNGSKLKITKSKYGTLVGSLPAPEVMADSLLAELPPLTNWKVAENLPERLVDYDDSKWTDANHMTTPHFVPPDTYPVLFADEYGYQAGNILWRGRFNASEESMPSGAYLRVIGGLASGFSAYVNGEFLGSWLGSMANKTGELEVSFKDVKLNTGDDNVLFVIQDTMGKEQRDAAPDPRGILNATLIAADGSPTNFTSWKVAGNAGGNHLLEPIRGTYNEGGLHAERLGWHLPGFDDNDWESGAPADGFTGADARFYRTVVPLNIPEGYDASLAFQLSTEKKAKLRAQLYVNGYQFAKTLPYISNETTFPVFPGILDYNGNNTIGLSVWAMDEAGGRVDVAWKVMGVHRSAFDPLFDGEYLRPGWKDRSQYA from the exons ATGAGGCTGTGGCACATTGTTAGCAGTGCTGTAGCGATTGCTGGCCTAGCAACGGCTCAAGACTGGCCCTTACACGACAATGGTCTGAACCAGGTTGTCCAATG GGACCATTACAGTGTGATTGTTAATGGAGAGAGACTGTTCCTTTGGTCGGGTGAA TTGCACCTGTGGCGTATCCCTGTGCCCGAGCTATGGAGAGACATCCTGGAGAAAATCAAGGCAGCTGG CTTCAATGGAATTGGGCTTTACGAACATTGGGGCTGGCACGCCCCAAACAATGAGACCTTGGATTTTGAAACAGGGGCACATAACTTTGCCCAAGCTTTTGAGATTGCTAAGGAGCTTGGTCTTTACATCATCTACCGGCCTGGTCCGTACAGCAACGCCGAAGCAAACGGCGGAGGCTTCCCAGGCTGGCTGACTACTGGGGAGTACGGGGCCCTGCGCGACGACAGCGAGAAGTACACCAGGGCTTGGACACGATACTCTGGAGCTGTTGCGGAATACGTTCGTCCATATCTCATCACGAACGGAGGACCCATTATCCTGTGGCAGATCGAGAATGAATATGGCGTTCAGTGGCTTGATCCTGACTTGAAGACACCCAATCACAGTGCCATCAACTACATGGAGCTACTTGAAGAGAAGCACAGAGGCTGGGACATTGATGTCCCTTTTACTGCTAACAACCCTAGTATGTGGACTCGATCTTGGTCAAAGGATTATGGCAACGTAGGTGGTGAGGTCGACCTGTACGGCCTCGATCACTATCCG GTGTCGCGGACTCAGCCTTCTTTTCTCATGGAGTTCCAGGGAGGCTCATTCAACCCTTGGGATGGGCCTGAGGGCGGGTGTAAAGATAACATGGGGCCCGCCTGGGTGAACCTTTTCTTCCGTCACAACCTGGCCCAGAAGGTGACAGCTGTCAATGTTTATATGCTTTATGGAGGAACCAATTGGGGTAATATCGGCTTCCCTGAAGTTGGCACCAGTTATGACTACTCGGCGCCCATTCACGAGACTCGTTTGATTGGCGACAAGTACAATGAAGCCAAGCTCTTTGGTCTTTTCATGCGTGTTGCCCGCGATTTCTCTAAGGTGGAACGAGTGGGGAATAGCACCCAGTATGCTACGGACCAGGATATCTTCACAACTGAACTCCGCAATCCAGACACCGGGTCTGCCTTTTATGTCACCCGCCATGAGTACTCTCCTTCCACAGAGCTGACCAAGTTCCGGCTGCACGTCTCCACTGATATTGGAAACCTCACAGTCCCAACTAAAGGATCCATTACTATCAATGGAACGGAATCTAAAGTCCTGGTCACGGACTTCCCCATTGGTTCCTCCGGAAAGAAGATCACTTACACGACCTTGGAGATCCTCACGGTAGCTGACCTAGGAGACCGTCAGGTAGTCGTATTCTGGGCTCCGGAGGGCGAAGAAGGGGAATTTCTACTTAAAGACGCAAAGTCCGGCAAAGTCATGACCGGAAATGCAGATAACAAGACGGTAACGACGACTCGATATGGTGTTGTGACCAGCGTTGGTGCAGGAAATGAGAAGACGGTTATTGATTATAACCATGACGTTCAAGCTGTGGTGGTAGATCGCCAGTCTGCTTACAAGTTCTGGGCTCCTACGTTGAATAATAACCCACTTGCATGGGAGAATTCTACGG TCCTTGTCCACGGACCCCATCTCGTCCGCACGGCCGAGATCGACGGCGATACCATCTATATCACGGGTGACTGGGACGAAGAAACTGACATTGAGATCTGGGCACCGAAGAACGTAAAAaatgtcttcttcaatggcTCGAAGCTGAAGATCACGAAGTCTAAGTATGGAACTCTCGTTGGTAGCCTTCCCGCCCCTGAAGTTATGGCGGATAGCCTTCTCGCAGAGCTCCCGCCACTTACCAACTGGAAGGTAGCAGAGAATCTTCCGGAGAGGTTGGTGGATTATGACGACTCCAAATGGACCG ATGCAAACCATATGACAACTCCCCATTTCGTTCCTCCCGATACCTACCCCGTTCTGTTTGCTGACGAGTATGGGTACCAAGCGGGTAACATTCTCTGGCGAGGAAGGTTCAACGCCTCGGAAGAGAGTATGCCCTCGGGTGCTTATCTTCGTGTCATTGGCGGTCTTGCCAGCGGCTTTTCTGCGTATGTCAACGGCGAATTCCTCGGGTCCTGGCTGGGCTCAATGGCCAACAAAACGGGCGAGCTAGAGGTATCTTTCAAGGACGTCAAGCTCAATACAGGAGATGATAATGTCCTATTTGTCATTCAGGATACAATGGGCAAGGAGCAGCGTGATGCCGCGCCAGACCCACGAGGCATTCTTAATGCCACATTGATTGCTGCAGATGGCTCGCCTACTAATTTCACCTCGTGGAAAGTGGCCGGAAATGCTGGCGGAAACCATCTGCTTGAACCAATACGTGGCACGTACAACGAAGGCGGCCTTCATGCAGAGCGCCTTGGCTGGCATCTCCCTGGCTTTGATGACAATGATTGGGAGTCAGGTGCCCCTGCGGACGGATTTACCGGCGCTGATGCGCGCTTTTACCGTACCGTTGTCCCGTTGAATATTCCTGAAGGTTACGACGCCAGCTTGGCTTTCCAGCTAAGCActgagaagaaggcaaagcTACGGGCTCAACTATATGTCAACGGTTATCAGTTTGCAAAAACCTTGCCCTACATTTCGAATGAAACAACTTTCCCTG TATTTCCTGGCATCCTTGACTATAATGGCAACAACACTATCGGTCTCAGCGTGTGGGCTATGGATGAAGCTGGAGGACGGGTTGATGTAGCCTGGAAAGTGATGGGCGTGCATCGATCAGCTTTTGATCCTCTATTTGATGGCGAATACCTTCGACCTGGATGGAAGGATCGCTCACAATATGCCTGA
- a CDS encoding putative pyrroline-5-carboxylate reductase has protein sequence MTISTQAPIHLTFVGGGHLAQAIISGILSSTNPWALKCNIAVTARRAEHVQELQSRYPQLLVTDNNLDKRIWQDARRSHRTSTQDSTTSPILFICTRPADVPTVSKQLAPTLESLDPSVRPTVVTMCPGITVSQLQDWLPTGTAIVRSMPNTPVEVRQGATGLFASEDATVRVNHVKTVLEEVSPLVTIVPEESMLDVVAAVSGSGPAHFFFVIESMVAAAESMGLPREAAEPLVIQSCLGAGYLASASSKSVADLRKEVCVPGGSTEKAISHLDQNGVQTLFKVAIQKSLDANLKMQFC, from the exons ATGACTATTTCCACACAAGCTCCCATCCACCTCACCTTCGTTGGCGGAGGCCATTTGGCGCAAGCCATCATCAGTGGCATCCTCTCCTCTACTAATCCCTGGGCCCTAAAATGCAACATCGCAGTAACAGCCCGACGGGCTGAACATGTCCAAGAGCTGCAATCCCGATATCCCCAACTTCTGGTCACCGACAACAACCTGGATAAACGCATCTGGCAAGACGCCAGAAGATCACACCGAACTTCCACCCAAGACAGTACAACATCAcccatcctcttcatctgcacACGCCCAGCAGATGTCCCCACCGTCTCAAAACAGCTAGCGCCCACCCTCGAGTCATTGGATCCGAGTGTCCGTCCTACCGTTGTGACAATGTGTCCTGGAATCACCGTCAGCCAGCTCCAAGACTGGCTACCGACAGGGACAGCGATTGTCCGGTCCATGCCCAACACACCCGTTGAGGTCAGGCAGGGTGCCACCGGTCTCTTCGCATCAGAAGATGCCACGGTTCGCGTCAATCATGTCAAAACCGTTCTGGAGGAGGTATCTCCCCTCGTCACTATTGTTCCGGAAGAGTCGATGCTAGATGTTGTCGCGGCTGTGTCCGG ATCTGGTCCTGCgcatttcttcttcgtcatcgaaTCCATGGTCGCTGCAGCAGAGTCTATGGGTCTTCCGAGGGAGGCTGCTGAGCCCCTCGTTATTCAATCTTGTCTTGGTGCTGGGTATCTGGCTAGTGCGTCGTCGAAGTCCGTCGCTGATTTGCGGAAAGAAGTCTGTGTTCCTGGGGGAAGTACGGAAAAGGCGATTTCGCATTTGGATCAAAATGGGGTTCAGACATTGTTTAAAGTGGCGATTCAGAAGAGTTTGGATGCGAATTTGAAAATGCAGTTTTGTTAG
- the dit2 gene encoding dit2, producing MEHHTWALFVDKLDYKAVFGLLLTIIIAVVTTQILHVYTKCCPGIPSIPFHISVYDAYRRVSEIGFHNSRLRPVLETHGAVNIWNSGQWAVLVTKPEYVVRILRNERVVAKGGFYGKVPHSTLAGLFGENIIDSHGELWKQFTGVMKPGIQRPHSISSLKVASSKLIATFKREQQHAPSDRGVVINDIIERWAIDVFGESFFDVDFGALNGGTVRAQDALLAILWNLGGHLIHHFPMFERIGWPLRPTRPHCFSMIRELEEALIDITEKLKYPETPPDRFEKLIYRLKRARDDGLMTNFHYRSNLKMMFFAGHENVKFAFIATLWELSQNPQMQEKLYREIAAHIASSSDGDDLKSLPYLTAVLAETLRLYPPVSQLINRKTLEPVYLGNGITIPQGMWVGWTAYGVHTDPNTWGPTAHEYQPERWGDDVHAIQRAISQQQVRGSYIPFNAWTRSCIGSEFALLQLRVTLYEIVRHFEITSAPDYRYSIKVNASLEPYNCRLIFKDRL from the exons ATGGAGCATCACACTTGGGCATTGTTTGTGGACAAATTAGACTATAAAGCAGTTTTCGGTCTTTTGTTGACCATTATTATCGCCGTCGTCACGACTCAAATCCTGCATGTTTATACCAAGTGCTGCCCTGGCATTCCCTCCATTCCTTTTCACATCTCGGTTTACGATGCATATCGCCGTGTGTCTGAAATAGGTTTCCACAACTCTCGTCTTCGCCCCGTGCTGGAAACCCATGGCGCCGTCAATATCTGGAACTCGGGTCAATGGGCGGTTCTGGTGACTAAACCAGAGTATGTGGTCCGTATTTTACGCAATGAGCGCGTTGTGGCCAAAGGTGGCTTCTATGGGAAAGTCCCTCATAGTACATTAGCGGGTCTGTTTGGCGAGAACATCATTGACTCTCATGGGGAGCTTTGGAAACAGTTCACAGGGGTCATGAAGCCTGGTATTCAGCGCCCTCATAGTATCTCCTCCCTCAAGGTGGCATCGTCTAAGCTTATAGCGACATTTAAACGAGAGCAACAGCATGCGCCGTCTGACCGCGGGGTGGTTATCAATGACATAATTGAACGATGGGCGATTGACGTGTTTGGGGAAAGCTTCTTTGACGTTGATTTTGGCGCCTTGAATGGCGGCACTGTTCGGGCTCAGGATGCCCTTCTGGCCATCCTCTGGAACCTGGGAGGACATCTCATTCACCATTTCCCAATGTTTGAAAGAATCGGCTGGCCTCTACGGCCAACAAGGCCCCACTGTTTTTCTATGATCCGAGAGCTCGAGGAGGCACTAATCGACATAACCGAGAAGCTCAAATACCCCGAAACACCGCCGGATCGATTTGAAAAGCTGATCTATCGGTTGAAGCGAGCCCGCGATGATGGGCTCATGACGAACTTCCATTATCGCTCGAATCTTAAAATGATGTTCTTTGCTGGCCACGAGAATGTCAAGTTTGCATTTATAGCAACCCTGTGGGAGCTTTCTCAAAACCCTCAAATGCAAGAAAAGTTATACCGGGAAATTGCAGCACATATCGCTTCTTCGTCTGACGGGGACGACCTCAAGAGCTTGCCCTATCTCACCGCTGTACTCGCCGAAACATTGCGCCTCTACCCCCCAGTAAGCCAGTTAATCAACCGCAAGACTTTGGAGCCAGTCTATCTAGGAAACGGCATAACCATTCCCCAAGGAATGTGGGTGGGATGGACGGCATATGGTGTCCATACCGATCCAAATACCTGGGGACCTACCGCCCATGAGTACCAGCCGGAGCGATGGGGGGATGATGTGCATGCCATCCAACGAGCGATTAGCCAGCAACAGGTTCGTGGGAGTTATATTCCATTTAACGCTTGGACTCGCAGCTGTATCGGGTCTGAGTTTGCATTGTTACAACTCCGGGTGACTCTTTATGAAATTGTCCGTCATTTCGAAATCACTAGTGCGCCAGATTATCGTTATTCGATTAAGGTG AATGCTTCTCTGGAGCCCTATAATTGTCGATTGATTTTCAAGGATAGATTATAG